A genome region from Bifidobacterium coryneforme includes the following:
- the rnc gene encoding ribonuclease III — protein MDRDTDKVAGKDGNPGSTQAPTVRVSAETAQEADLPARELFTALHAELTPELLIHALTHRSFAHEHPGMPNNERLEFLGDAVLELVATETLYKAHPDQSEGQLAKMRAKAVSEESLSAIARTKLHLGPYILLGRGEAENGGADKDSILCDTVESLIGSVFVEHGIDGARVTVHALLDDTLEEVATEGPALDWKTSVTVKAHRLGLGDPHYAMAVSGPEFAQVFTARLTLGDGDTVIGTADASSKRKAQLAAAAQGWKALDDPEVLASLQAEEAK, from the coding sequence ATGGATAGGGATACAGACAAGGTTGCAGGCAAGGACGGGAATCCGGGTTCCACCCAGGCCCCGACGGTACGGGTATCCGCGGAAACCGCCCAGGAAGCGGACCTGCCGGCCAGGGAACTCTTCACGGCCCTGCATGCCGAACTGACCCCCGAACTTCTGATCCATGCGCTGACGCACCGGTCCTTCGCGCATGAGCACCCCGGCATGCCCAACAACGAACGGCTGGAGTTCCTGGGCGACGCCGTACTGGAGCTGGTGGCCACCGAGACCCTCTACAAGGCACACCCCGACCAGAGCGAGGGTCAGCTGGCCAAGATGAGGGCCAAGGCCGTTTCGGAGGAATCCCTCTCGGCCATCGCCCGGACCAAACTCCACCTGGGGCCGTACATCCTTCTGGGGCGGGGCGAAGCCGAAAACGGCGGGGCCGACAAGGACTCCATCCTGTGCGACACGGTCGAGTCCCTGATTGGGTCCGTCTTCGTGGAGCATGGAATCGACGGGGCCCGCGTCACGGTCCACGCCCTCCTTGATGACACCCTGGAGGAGGTGGCCACGGAGGGCCCTGCCCTGGACTGGAAGACCTCCGTCACCGTCAAGGCCCACCGACTAGGACTCGGCGACCCCCACTACGCCATGGCCGTCTCCGGACCGGAATTCGCACAGGTCTTCACGGCGCGACTGACCCTGGGAGACGGCGACACGGTGATTGGCACCGCCGATGCCAGCAGCAAGCGCAAGGCCCAGCTGGCCGCCGCCGCCCAGGGGTGGAAGGCCCTGGATGATCCGGAGGTCCTGGCCTCCCTCCAGGCCGAGGAAGCAAAATAG